One genomic window of Anaerofustis stercorihominis DSM 17244 includes the following:
- a CDS encoding RpiB/LacA/LacB family sugar-phosphate isomerase: MKKIAVGADAVGLLLKDEIVSYLKDEGYGVTDLGVKEESDKTFYANVAEKVALAVRDEDYDRGLLFCGTGIGMSIAANKVPGVFATVCHDPYSAERASLSNNAKIITMGYRVIGKETAKVVLKHWLDNDFVEGCKSQSNVDEVTKLDEKYKG; the protein is encoded by the coding sequence ATGAAAAAAATAGCAGTCGGTGCCGACGCTGTCGGTTTACTTTTGAAAGATGAAATAGTATCTTATTTGAAAGATGAAGGATACGGAGTTACGGACCTTGGTGTAAAAGAAGAAAGCGACAAGACTTTCTATGCTAACGTTGCTGAAAAGGTTGCTTTGGCTGTAAGGGACGAAGATTACGACAGAGGACTTCTGTTCTGCGGTACTGGTATTGGTATGAGTATTGCCGCAAATAAAGTTCCCGGAGTATTCGCTACTGTTTGCCATGACCCGTATTCTGCTGAAAGAGCAAGCTTAAGCAACAATGCAAAAATCATTACTATGGGATACAGGGTAATAGGGAAAGAAACAGCAAAGGTTGTTTTGAAACACTGGTTGGATAATGATTTTGTAGAGGGATGCAAGAGTCAAAGCAATGTGGATGAAGTAACAAAGCTTGACGAAAAATATAAAGGCTAA
- a CDS encoding NAD(P)H-dependent glycerol-3-phosphate dehydrogenase has product MANVTILGAGAMGSALTTPLRKNGHNVNLWGTHLDTKIIDQLKKDGTHIKHKCKLEDGINYFYNEELEEAMKDADLVIMGITSDGLASVFKKAIPYLKEGMVVGSVAKGFEYDLKDKDKVIILPDILEELLPENLVGKIPFVFVGGPCKAVEVVWECPNSVDYASKDIEAAKYMRSLLVTDKYNVGISSDVIGLEICAAMKNAYSIGLGMAEGFKELDGKLNNNCKAALFTFAVAEMGVLTKAMGGSYSSVIGQPGVGDLEITCEAGRNRILGEVCGGGMPGTKAIKKMRDEDITVEGYNAIKFAWELIPQLEEKGVLDRSKLPFLQALYEILFEDKNAYDTIVKVMNKCTGFDYE; this is encoded by the coding sequence ATGGCTAATGTTACAATACTTGGCGCCGGTGCGATGGGCAGTGCCCTAACCACACCGCTCAGAAAGAACGGACACAATGTTAATTTATGGGGGACACATCTTGATACGAAAATTATAGACCAGCTGAAAAAAGACGGTACTCATATAAAACATAAGTGTAAGCTCGAGGACGGGATAAATTATTTTTATAATGAAGAGCTGGAAGAAGCTATGAAGGATGCCGACCTTGTTATTATGGGTATCACAAGCGATGGACTTGCTAGTGTATTTAAAAAAGCTATACCTTATTTAAAAGAAGGTATGGTAGTGGGAAGTGTGGCAAAAGGGTTTGAATATGATTTGAAGGATAAGGATAAAGTAATAATCCTTCCGGATATTTTAGAGGAACTGCTTCCGGAAAATTTAGTGGGTAAAATTCCTTTTGTCTTTGTGGGAGGCCCTTGTAAAGCTGTCGAAGTGGTATGGGAATGTCCTAACTCGGTAGATTATGCAAGTAAAGATATAGAGGCTGCAAAATACATGAGAAGCCTTCTTGTGACGGATAAATACAATGTAGGTATATCAAGTGATGTGATCGGGTTAGAGATCTGTGCGGCAATGAAGAATGCATATTCTATAGGACTCGGTATGGCGGAAGGTTTTAAAGAACTTGACGGAAAGCTTAACAATAACTGTAAAGCGGCACTGTTTACCTTTGCGGTAGCGGAAATGGGTGTCCTTACAAAAGCAATGGGCGGAAGCTATTCTTCTGTTATCGGACAGCCGGGAGTAGGGGATTTGGAAATCACATGTGAAGCCGGCAGGAACAGGATATTGGGTGAAGTGTGCGGGGGCGGAATGCCCGGAACGAAAGCTATAAAGAAGATGAGAGACGAAGATATAACCGTTGAAGGTTATAATGCGATAAAGTTTGCATGGGAACTTATCCCTCAGCTTGAAGAAAAAGGTGTACTTGACAGAAGTAAACTTCCGTTCCTTCAGGCTTTGTATGAAATACTTTTTGAAGATAAAAACGCATATGACACAATAGTAAAAGTCATGAATAAATGTACCGGATTTGATTACGAATAA